The Synergistaceae bacterium region AAGAGAGACCAGAGTATCCCCTTAAGCCCGAGATATACAAGCGCGGTCAGTCCGGATGCAACTCCTGACCAGAAGAGAGGCAGCATCCATAAAGGTGTGGTTACAGGGTTGTCTTCCGGGGCGACGTAGCCCCAATCGATCTGTACAGCCATACCCGATTTGCCGAAAATATCGACCATTTTTTTTTCCAGAGCGGCTTTCTCTTCCGATGCACTGTCCTCCGGCAAAGTAATGTAGATGTTCAGGAGATTCTTCTCACCAATAAATGAAACCTCCTGGCAGTAAAAATCCTTCGGCAGTCTTTTGGCGATGATCTGTCTGACGGCATCGCCGTCGACCCAGATCTTGCCGTGCTTTGTTGTAGTCCAGAGGAAAAGCATATCTAACACCTCTCAATGTAGAGGGCCGGCTCCTGCATGGAAACCGGCCCTTTCTGATCAATAAACCGGATCAGGCCTCTTCGCCGAAAGAACCGTATGTTTCATCTGTCACGGCTGATTCAGGAGCCTTCCTGTCAGTAAAAGAGATCCCCTGCACATAGATATTCACAGCCTTGATCGTATACCCCGTGAAACGTTCTATCTGTTCCTTTATCGCTTCCTGGACATCCCAGCATACATCCGGGATCCGCAGGCCATACTTCACTGCAATATATGCATCAACTGATATCTCCGGTGTTTCTCCATCGGATATGGAGATCCTGACTCCGTTTACGGTTTTTCTGCCAAGGCGCAGATTTGCCATGAGCCCGGGATTAGCGGGCGAAACCCCCTCTACGCTGTTCAGCGCTTTTGTCGCAAGCTGGGCAATGACATCCTCAGATATGCGAATCTTACCCTCAAGGTTGTTCTGATCTATAGACGGACCAGATTCCGCTGTTTCCTTTATATTCTCAATATTCTCTTTGTTGGCTTCAACCATGTAGTGATCCCTCCCATGCTAAAAGATATCGTACCTGTATGTCAATATTTCTCCGGTCAATCTTCAGGAAATTTGAACGGTTTGCCGCAGTGCGGGCAAAGAAGGTCCTCGTCATCGTCATATGCTGCCGGTTCAAAATAGAAATCCTTTGCGCAATGCGGACATGTCACCGATGTATACTCTTCTTCGTCGAAATCATCGTCATCTTCTTCATCCGTCTCATCTTCAATGATAGCCTCGATATCATCCTCTATGCTGCAGATATCTTCATCCAGCTGTTCCAGATAGTCGTTGAGTTCCTTATGGACTTCTTCATGTTCCTCAATTTCATCCGCCAGGGAATCAAGAGCGTCGATAAGTGCCGCATAAAACTTCGTCTTCTCCGGCGTATCAGCCACATTCTGACCATCGATAAGCCCTTTCAGGTATGCTATATTCTCCCGTGCGCTCATAAGAATCCCTCCCGTTGGATTATGCCTGCAGAGACAGATCTGCAGGTTTATTTCTTTGCC contains the following coding sequences:
- a CDS encoding Asp23/Gls24 family envelope stress response protein, which produces MVEANKENIENIKETAESGPSIDQNNLEGKIRISEDVIAQLATKALNSVEGVSPANPGLMANLRLGRKTVNGVRISISDGETPEISVDAYIAVKYGLRIPDVCWDVQEAIKEQIERFTGYTIKAVNIYVQGISFTDRKAPESAVTDETYGSFGEEA